DNA sequence from the Pirellulales bacterium genome:
AAGAGGCCACATTATTCGCCCAGCGCGCGTGCCAGCAGCTCTTCCTGTTCCAGCTTGTGGCTGCTGGCGCTGCCGGTGGCGGGGCTGGCGGCGCTTTGGCGATAGATGCCGGAAAATGGAAAGCGATCGAACAGCCGCTCGCCGAGGTGAACTTTCAGATAGCGCCAAGCTCCCATGTTTTCCGGTTCTTCCTGAATCCAAAATACTGGCGTGCCGTCGCGGTAATTGGCGAGTGCCGCCTTCAACGGTTCTTTGGGCAGCGGGTAGAGTTGCTCCATGCGAAGAATCGCGACGTTGGTTTTGTTTGACTGGCGGCGCTTCTGCTCCAATTCGTAGTAGATTTTTCCAGAACAAAGCAAGACCCGCTCCACGACGGTGCGCTCCGGTGGCGGCACGTCGGGCAGCACGCGTAAAAATTTGCCTTGGGCTAGTTCGTCCAAGGTGCTTATGCACTGCGGATGTCGCAGCAAGCTTTTCGGCGTCATCAACACCAGCGGTTTTCGCCATACACGCAACACTTGCCGCCTGAGACAATGAAACAATTGGGCTGGCGTCGTGAGGTTACACACTTGAATATTATCTTTAGCCGCAAGCGACAAAAACCGTTCCAGCCGAGCGCTGGAGTGTTCCGGCCCCATGCCTTCGAAGCCGTGCGGCAAGAGGAGCACGATGCCGCTAAGTCGCCTCCATTTATCTTCCGCGCTGACGATGAATTGGTCGATAATTACCTGCGCTGCGTTCACAAAGTCGCCGAATTGTGCTTCCCACATGACCAGACCATCGGGGCAATCCAGACTGTATCCATATTCAAATCCCAACACGCCGGCTTCGGAAAGCGGGCTATTGTAAATTTCCACGGAAGCTTGGTCGAACGTCAAATTCGCCAGCGGCATGTAATGTTGCCCTGTGGCGATATCGTGCAAGACGGCGTGGCGATGGCTGAAGGTGCCGCGTTCTGTATCTTGTCCGCTAATTCGCACGCGCAGTTTTTGCACCGCCAGGCTGCCGATGGCCAGGGATTCGGCGGCAGACCAATCGATAGGACGGCGGCCATCGATCATTTCGCGGCGGCTTTCCAGCCAACGCAGAATTTTGGGATGCGGATTAAATCCCCGTGGCACATGCGAGAGCATGCCCAACAGGTCGGCCAGTTGTTCGCGCTTCATGTCAGTTTCGACTTCCGCGGCCTCTCGTTCGCGACCGCCGATGTAAAACGCCCAAAAGCTGGCCAGATCGGGTCGCGGCACAAAATCCTCGCTTTTGGCGGCCGAAAGCTCTTCCTCAAGCTGGTTTCGCAACTCGGCGGCGATATGATCGGCAGCCTCCCGATCGATGCCACCCAGCTTCAGCAAGTGATCCAAATAACCTTCGCGCACATTTTTGCGGCGCTCGATGGCCTGATACAACAGCGGTTGCGTAAATTGCGGTTCATCAGCTTCGTTGTGTCCGCGACGGCGGTAACAGTACATATCGATCACTACGTCGCGCTGGAACTCGCGGCGAAAATCCATTGCCAGCCGGACGACTTGCGCCACAGCTTCTGGGTCTTCTCCGTTGACGTGGAAGATAGGAATTTGCAACATTTTGGCCACGTCGGTGGCGTAGGTGGTGCTGCGTGCTTCCGCTGGACTGGTGGTGAAGCCGATTTGGTTATTTAGCACCACGTGCATCGCGCCACCAATTTTGTATGCTTCGAGTTGGCTAAGATTCAGTGTTTCCTGGATGATTCCTTCGCCGGCAAATGCGGCGTCGCCGTGAATCAGCAGCAACATGCCGCGCCGACGGTCGTGATCTTCTACGCGATCTTGTTTTGCCCTTACCCGACCCATTGCCACAGGGTTGACGAACTCTAAATGACTGGGATTAAAACACAGCGACAAATGCAGACGATGACCTGTAGCCGTTTTTATATCGGCCGAATGTCCCAAGTGATACTTCACGTCGCCTCGACCGATGTGAAGCTCAGGATCGATATCGGCGAATTCACGGAAAATTTGCTGTGCGCTTTTGCCGATCACGTTGGCCAGCACATTCAGCCGGCCGCGATGCGCCATGGCCAGTACGATTTCTTCCACTTTGTGCTCGCCGGCACGTTCAACGGTTAAATCCAACAGCGGGATGAGAGTTTCGGCGCCTTCCAGCGAGAAGCTTTTAGCGCCCAAGAAACGTCGTTGAATAAATTCCTCGAACACCGTGGCGCTGGTGAGCCCGTGCAAAATGCGTAGCTGTTCTTTGCGACTGAGTGTACAGTGGTTTTCTGACCCTTCCATCCGTTCCTGCAGCCACTGCCGAACCGGCAAATCGTCCATGTGCATGAATTGCACACCAATACTTCGACAATAGGTATTTTTAAGTCGCTGAATGATGCGGCCTAACGTCATCGATTGTGGACCTTCAATCGTGGCGGTGGAAAATTCGCGATCCATGTCCGACGAGGTAAAGCCATAAAACTCTGGGTCTAATTCAGGCAACTCGGGCCGAGGGAATCCCAGCGGATCGAGCCGCGCCACCAAATGGCCGCGCACTCGATAAGCGCGAATCAATTGGTCGACTCGATCCTGCAACACCGCCATACCCAACTGATCGCCGGACTGAGGAGTTACTTGCGATGGCGTCGAAGACGACCTCGCCGGCAAATGCGGTGTTTGGGGTGGCGATGCTGGCGAAGTGCTGTCTGCTGACTGAATTGATGACACCGAGGTATGCGATGCAGCTCGGACATTTCCCGGCCGCGAAAACATACTCGATGGACGGAATGATGGACCGATTTGTTTCAGTGCCAACTCCCCAACGTTGCCATTGCCTTCATTACCATTGCGCTGGCCAGTCGCGATGGATTTATCACCATCGGCAGAAGCCGCTGCGACAGAAGCGCGGCTTTGATTCCGGATTATATTATCAAAGTAAGCGCGCCAGTCCGGAGGAATGCTGTCGGG
Encoded proteins:
- a CDS encoding 2-oxoglutarate dehydrogenase E1 component, translating into MTIELETQVGSLSLEFVEGLLSDYLRDPDSIPPDWRAYFDNIIRNQSRASVAAASADGDKSIATGQRNGNEGNGNVGELALKQIGPSFRPSSMFSRPGNVRAASHTSVSSIQSADSTSPASPPQTPHLPARSSSTPSQVTPQSGDQLGMAVLQDRVDQLIRAYRVRGHLVARLDPLGFPRPELPELDPEFYGFTSSDMDREFSTATIEGPQSMTLGRIIQRLKNTYCRSIGVQFMHMDDLPVRQWLQERMEGSENHCTLSRKEQLRILHGLTSATVFEEFIQRRFLGAKSFSLEGAETLIPLLDLTVERAGEHKVEEIVLAMAHRGRLNVLANVIGKSAQQIFREFADIDPELHIGRGDVKYHLGHSADIKTATGHRLHLSLCFNPSHLEFVNPVAMGRVRAKQDRVEDHDRRRGMLLLIHGDAAFAGEGIIQETLNLSQLEAYKIGGAMHVVLNNQIGFTTSPAEARSTTYATDVAKMLQIPIFHVNGEDPEAVAQVVRLAMDFRREFQRDVVIDMYCYRRRGHNEADEPQFTQPLLYQAIERRKNVREGYLDHLLKLGGIDREAADHIAAELRNQLEEELSAAKSEDFVPRPDLASFWAFYIGGREREAAEVETDMKREQLADLLGMLSHVPRGFNPHPKILRWLESRREMIDGRRPIDWSAAESLAIGSLAVQKLRVRISGQDTERGTFSHRHAVLHDIATGQHYMPLANLTFDQASVEIYNSPLSEAGVLGFEYGYSLDCPDGLVMWEAQFGDFVNAAQVIIDQFIVSAEDKWRRLSGIVLLLPHGFEGMGPEHSSARLERFLSLAAKDNIQVCNLTTPAQLFHCLRRQVLRVWRKPLVLMTPKSLLRHPQCISTLDELAQGKFLRVLPDVPPPERTVVERVLLCSGKIYYELEQKRRQSNKTNVAILRMEQLYPLPKEPLKAALANYRDGTPVFWIQEEPENMGAWRYLKVHLGERLFDRFPFSGIYRQSAASPATGSASSHKLEQEELLARALGE